The following proteins are co-located in the Pomacea canaliculata isolate SZHN2017 linkage group LG10, ASM307304v1, whole genome shotgun sequence genome:
- the LOC112573519 gene encoding putative RNA polymerase II subunit B1 CTD phosphatase RPAP2 isoform X1 → MNTLLSSTAGGNFLAPFFCFLLVPVNATMFCGEGVSAAVIFCVRSSCFPCEVGQSVTSPEQQRQATEALISTLQSIEKYCENLTQYRTTVGTHEGYMTESYSRFRRILRDTTMGERDEDIPERFLKSAIDGDKDDKNQGDQRRAELEMKIRHRVACEAKAFDIVNRLIEETVSEEYLQNCCQFIDGSHYADIEEERAITRICGYPLCNKRLEQIPKQKYRISTKSNTVYDISERKNFCSNQCYKASKHVAKQVPSNPVWNRENDPKQKIHFLDKNNRGAVGEEVIGTHMLTVREELRALERLDQLHISDTSSANEDASSVASKASENNPQKFSTQKQQGESKTEYLMHLMSSKKNLFSTMADVQFANDMSNQAVISHDQTPTISTVLKEDESQISNPGSEQLEGSASQKTDEKTVDIEDRDSKPFCMVRSNAALKSHKSTTSILDSVCEIISHWITEETLLLLGFSAREDPASDMLGHVHGDPDIQPSHKNLCQRLAGQEKDFEEFLEGEGVSEKDAADSLKPIPSFEKVQKKSQEYQLKVREFYGSSQLLKIKRKSDEGDSSKSREAGMKPVQLPAVDSYNQMLIRRRIVLEKLDRVMPSLLPPLDLAIQDVSSLLREMIFTFSFTNESIIFKPAEWNLVGMVLLKMLARKYSVVASSFEKSAHKMTFDLVLTKLGHSLDSLDKLVTEMLLCCHRHFQQNVS, encoded by the exons ATGAACACCTTGCTGAGCTCAACTGCTGGTGGAAATTTCTTAgctccttttttctgttttctcttggTTCCTGTTAACGCTACGATGTTTTGTGGGGAAGGCGTTTCAGCTGCTGTTATTTTCTGTGTGCGGAgtagttgcttcccttgtgAAGTTGGACAATCAGTTACGTCCCCTGAACAGCAACGGCAAGCTACCGAAGCTTTGATTTCGACTTTGCAGTCCATTGAAAAGTACTGCGAGAATCTTACACAGTACAGAACTACTGTCGGTACGCATGAAGGATATATGACAGAAAGTTACTCAAGGTTTAGAAGAATACTTAGGGATACG ACAATGGGTGAAAGAGATGAAGATATCCCTGAACGGTTTTTAAAGTCAGCAATAGATGGTGATAAAGATGACAAGAATCAAGGAGATCAGCGAAGGGCAGAACTTGAAATGAAAATCCGACACAGAGTGGCTTGTGAAGCTAAAGCATTTGACATTGTCAATCGTCTAATTGAGGAAACTGTGTCAGAGGAATATTTACAGAACTGT tgCCAGTTCATAGATGGAAGCCATTATGCAGACATTGAGGAGGAGAGAGCCATCACTCGTATTTGTGGTTACCCTCTTTGCAACAAGAGGCTTGAACAA atACCAAAGCAGAAATATCGGATTTCAACGAAGTCTAACACAGTCTATGACATCAGTGAAAGAAAG aATTTCTGCAGCAACCAATGTTACAAGGCATCAAAGCATGTTGCAAAGCAAGTGCCAAGTAACCCTGTGTGGAATCGAGAAAAtgacccaaaacaaaaaattcatttcCTGGACAAAAACAACCG agGTGCAGTGGGAGAGGAAGTAATTGGCACACATATGCTTACAGTGAGAGAAGAGCTGAGAGCTCTAGAGAGACTTGATCAACTGCATATTAGTGACACAAGCAGTGCAAATGAAGATGCAAGTAGTGTTGCCAGTAAAGCATCAGAAAATAATCCTCAGAAATTTTCTACACAAAAACAGCAAGGGGAATCTAAAACAGAATATCTTATGCACTTGATGAGCAgcaaaaaaaatctgttttccaCAATGGCAGATGTTCAGTTTGCTAATGACATGTCTAATCAAGCAGTTATTTCACATGACCAAACTCCAACAATCAGCACTGTGCTTAAGGAGGATGAATCACAAATTTCAAATCCAGGCTCAGAACAGCTTGAAGGAAGTGCATCACAGAAAACAGATGAGAAAACTGTTGATATTGAAGACAGGGATTCTAAACCATTCTGTATGGTCAGAAGCAATGCAGCTTTGAAATCCCATAAATCAACCACATCAATACTTGATAGTGTTTGTGAAATCATCTCCCACTGGATCACAGAAGAGACCTTGCTTTTGCTGGGTTTCTCTGCTAGAGAAGATCCAGCTTCAGACATGTTAGGTCATGTGCATGGTGACCCAGACATACAGCCAAGCCACAAAAACTTATGCCAGCGACTGGCTGGTCAAGAGAAGGACTTTGAGGAATTTCTTGAAGGGGAGGGTGTATCAGAGAAGGATGCAGCAGATTCTTTGAAGCCCATTCCCAGCTTTGAGAAGGTTCAGAAAAAGTCTCAAGAATACCAGCTGAAAGTCAGAGAGTTTTATGGAAGTTCCCAACTGCTAAAGATTAAAAGG AAATCAGATGAAGGTGACAGTTCCAAGAGCAGGGAGGCAGGGATGAAGCCAGTTCAGCTTCCTGCCGTTGACTCTTACAATCAGATGCTTATCCGGAGACGAATTGTACTTGAAAAGCTTGACAGGGT aatgCCTTCTCTTCTACCTCCTCTTGATTTGGCAATTCAAGATGTTTCTAGTCTCCTACGTGAAATGATCTTCACTTTTAG TTTCACCAATGAAAGCATCATTTTTAAACCTGCCGAATGGAATCTTGTAGGCATGGTGTTGCTGAAGAT GCTTGCAAGAAAGTATAGTGTGGTTGCATCATCATTTGAGAAATCAGCCCACAAGATGACATTTGACTTGGTTCTGACCAAGCTTGGCCATTCATTAGATTCATTGGACAAGCTTGTGACTGAAATGTTGCTTTGCTGTCACAGACACTTTCAACAAAATGTCTCTTGA
- the LOC112573519 gene encoding putative RNA polymerase II subunit B1 CTD phosphatase RPAP2 isoform X2: protein MGERDEDIPERFLKSAIDGDKDDKNQGDQRRAELEMKIRHRVACEAKAFDIVNRLIEETVSEEYLQNCCQFIDGSHYADIEEERAITRICGYPLCNKRLEQIPKQKYRISTKSNTVYDISERKNFCSNQCYKASKHVAKQVPSNPVWNRENDPKQKIHFLDKNNRGAVGEEVIGTHMLTVREELRALERLDQLHISDTSSANEDASSVASKASENNPQKFSTQKQQGESKTEYLMHLMSSKKNLFSTMADVQFANDMSNQAVISHDQTPTISTVLKEDESQISNPGSEQLEGSASQKTDEKTVDIEDRDSKPFCMVRSNAALKSHKSTTSILDSVCEIISHWITEETLLLLGFSAREDPASDMLGHVHGDPDIQPSHKNLCQRLAGQEKDFEEFLEGEGVSEKDAADSLKPIPSFEKVQKKSQEYQLKVREFYGSSQLLKIKRKSDEGDSSKSREAGMKPVQLPAVDSYNQMLIRRRIVLEKLDRVMPSLLPPLDLAIQDVSSLLREMIFTFSFTNESIIFKPAEWNLVGMVLLKMLARKYSVVASSFEKSAHKMTFDLVLTKLGHSLDSLDKLVTEMLLCCHRHFQQNVS, encoded by the exons ATGGGTGAAAGAGATGAAGATATCCCTGAACGGTTTTTAAAGTCAGCAATAGATGGTGATAAAGATGACAAGAATCAAGGAGATCAGCGAAGGGCAGAACTTGAAATGAAAATCCGACACAGAGTGGCTTGTGAAGCTAAAGCATTTGACATTGTCAATCGTCTAATTGAGGAAACTGTGTCAGAGGAATATTTACAGAACTGT tgCCAGTTCATAGATGGAAGCCATTATGCAGACATTGAGGAGGAGAGAGCCATCACTCGTATTTGTGGTTACCCTCTTTGCAACAAGAGGCTTGAACAA atACCAAAGCAGAAATATCGGATTTCAACGAAGTCTAACACAGTCTATGACATCAGTGAAAGAAAG aATTTCTGCAGCAACCAATGTTACAAGGCATCAAAGCATGTTGCAAAGCAAGTGCCAAGTAACCCTGTGTGGAATCGAGAAAAtgacccaaaacaaaaaattcatttcCTGGACAAAAACAACCG agGTGCAGTGGGAGAGGAAGTAATTGGCACACATATGCTTACAGTGAGAGAAGAGCTGAGAGCTCTAGAGAGACTTGATCAACTGCATATTAGTGACACAAGCAGTGCAAATGAAGATGCAAGTAGTGTTGCCAGTAAAGCATCAGAAAATAATCCTCAGAAATTTTCTACACAAAAACAGCAAGGGGAATCTAAAACAGAATATCTTATGCACTTGATGAGCAgcaaaaaaaatctgttttccaCAATGGCAGATGTTCAGTTTGCTAATGACATGTCTAATCAAGCAGTTATTTCACATGACCAAACTCCAACAATCAGCACTGTGCTTAAGGAGGATGAATCACAAATTTCAAATCCAGGCTCAGAACAGCTTGAAGGAAGTGCATCACAGAAAACAGATGAGAAAACTGTTGATATTGAAGACAGGGATTCTAAACCATTCTGTATGGTCAGAAGCAATGCAGCTTTGAAATCCCATAAATCAACCACATCAATACTTGATAGTGTTTGTGAAATCATCTCCCACTGGATCACAGAAGAGACCTTGCTTTTGCTGGGTTTCTCTGCTAGAGAAGATCCAGCTTCAGACATGTTAGGTCATGTGCATGGTGACCCAGACATACAGCCAAGCCACAAAAACTTATGCCAGCGACTGGCTGGTCAAGAGAAGGACTTTGAGGAATTTCTTGAAGGGGAGGGTGTATCAGAGAAGGATGCAGCAGATTCTTTGAAGCCCATTCCCAGCTTTGAGAAGGTTCAGAAAAAGTCTCAAGAATACCAGCTGAAAGTCAGAGAGTTTTATGGAAGTTCCCAACTGCTAAAGATTAAAAGG AAATCAGATGAAGGTGACAGTTCCAAGAGCAGGGAGGCAGGGATGAAGCCAGTTCAGCTTCCTGCCGTTGACTCTTACAATCAGATGCTTATCCGGAGACGAATTGTACTTGAAAAGCTTGACAGGGT aatgCCTTCTCTTCTACCTCCTCTTGATTTGGCAATTCAAGATGTTTCTAGTCTCCTACGTGAAATGATCTTCACTTTTAG TTTCACCAATGAAAGCATCATTTTTAAACCTGCCGAATGGAATCTTGTAGGCATGGTGTTGCTGAAGAT GCTTGCAAGAAAGTATAGTGTGGTTGCATCATCATTTGAGAAATCAGCCCACAAGATGACATTTGACTTGGTTCTGACCAAGCTTGGCCATTCATTAGATTCATTGGACAAGCTTGTGACTGAAATGTTGCTTTGCTGTCACAGACACTTTCAACAAAATGTCTCTTGA
- the LOC112573527 gene encoding vacuolar protein sorting-associated protein 28 homolog: MFSTVQTSSGQANNPGLYEEVKLYRTAREREKYDNMADLYAVINTLQSLEKAYIRDAVLPKEYTATCSKLLVQYKAAFKQVQSDFPTVEEFMKKYRLDCPAALERIKEGRPITIKDDKGNTSKCIADIVSLFITIMDKLRLEIRAMDEIHPDLRELMETMNRMSILPANFEGRSKVQKWLDTLGSMQASEELDDGQVRQMLFDLESSYNAFNNVLHDN, translated from the exons ATGTTTTCTACAGTACAGACAAGTTCAG GGCAGGCTAATAATCCAGGCCTTTATGAA GAAGTAAAGTTATATCGAACAGCccgagaaagagaaaa ATATGACAACATGGCTGACCTGTATGCAGTCATTAACACCCTGCAGAGTCTAGAAAAGGCTTACATAAGAGATGCTGTTCTTCCAAAGGA GTACACTGCAACTTGTTCAAAGCTACTTGTGCAGTACAAAGCGGCATTCAAGcaagtacagagtgattttccAACAGTTGAAGAGTTCATGAAAAAGTACAGG CTTGACTGTCCCGCAGCCCTTGAACGAATCAAAGAGGGGCGTCCTATAACTATAAAGGATGACAAAGGGAACACAAGCAAATGCATAGCAGACATTGTTTCG cTATTCATTACTATCATGGACAAGTTGAGGCTAGAGATACGAGCAATGGACGAG ATCCATCCAGATCTTCGAGAATTAATGGAAACCATGAACAGAATGAGCATTTTACCTGCAAATTTTGAAGGTCGCAGCAAAGTTCAGAAATG GCTGGACACACTGGGTAGCATGCAAGCCTCAGAAGAACTGGATGATGGTCAAGTTCGTCAGATGCTCTTTGACCTTGAATCATCTTATAATGCTTTCAACAATGTGCTACATGACAACTGA